The genomic stretch ttaatgtataattgttaaaattaagagagagataggaaaagtaagagaaagggaGGGAAAAGGTAGTGAAatgagtgttagtggattgtggggtccacatttagaatgatgtgtagggTTATAGTATTAGTTaaaaactttcctttttgaacttagtctattttttgtggatggtgagagcatttttttatttccaaaaaattgcaaaaagtagtaaagtactccctccgtcccaacttaattgtcactcttggaGCGGGCCgggtttaagaaatgtaaagcaAAGTTAGttggaaaaattagtggaatgtgggacccacttttttatattggttttataattaaatgtgagtgaagtgagttagtggaatgtgagacctacttaccatttatggtaaaaataaagtgtgacaattaagttgggacagactgaaatggaaaagagtgacaattaagttgggttggagggagtacttactagtcatttttctatttcttactttactctctcttactttattcacttttttactttattatctctatttttttctctttcttacttttttatctatttatttaatatactcaacattcatttcttaaactccgtgttGAAAGTTTCGTCTGAATTATgagggaacagagggagtactaaaacagttaacataaatacataaaaaagcTAAGAGAATTTTCGTTATTTTTACTTCTAATAATCTCGTACATAGTGCAATCtagaaatttttatattttggagGAAAAAGACTTCTCATTAATGTCATTTTCGTACTAGTAGacagtagtattaattaatttgatttatttactattttgattttgtattaatttttgtttgtgtATATATAGACATTCAAGATGTCTGCATTTTCACTACAACTCACAACAATGGAGTCGCAGCCCAACAACTCATCTCCATCACCATCAGCATCCTCATCCCCTTCTCACATCGCGCAGAAGATTCGCCGCAACTTGGCATTCCCATCAAAATGGGGCGAGCTCAACGGCGCCATGGGCGACCTCGGCACCTACATCCCCATCATCCTAGCCCTAACCCTCTCCCAAAACCTCGACCTCGGCACCACCCTCATCTTCACCGGCGTCTACAACTTCCTCACCGGCGCCCTCTACGGCGTCCCCATGCCCGTCCAGCCAATGAAATCCATCGCCGCCGTCGCCATCTCCAACCATTCCTTCGGCATCCCCGAAATCATGGCCTCCGGCATCCTCACCTCCGccgccctcctcctcctcggcgcCACCGGCCTCATGCGCCTCGCCTACAACCTCATCCCCATCGCCGTCGTCCGCGGCATCCAGCTCGCCCAGGGCCTCTCCTTCGCCATCACCGCCGTCAAATACATAAAATCCGAGCAAAACTTCGCCAAATCCAAATCCGCCGGCGACCGACCCTGGCTCGGCCTCGACGGCCTCATCCTCGCCTTCGCCTGCGCCTCCTTCATCCTCCTCATCAACGGCTCCGGCGACGAAACCGAAACAGAAACCAACCAAATAGACGGAATCGAAATCGATCGACCAAATCCAAGGAGAAGTAgaaaaatcctaaaattcatcACATCGATTCCATCCGCATTCCTAATATTTTTATTAGGGCTAATCCTCGCCATCGCGAGAGGACCTCAAGCAATCAATCACTTCAAATTCGGGCCGTCGAAAATCAATGTGATCAAAATCTCGAAGCATTCATGGAAGGAAGGGTTCATAAAAGGCACAATTCCACAGCTGCCGTTATCGATCCTCAACTCCGTCATCGCCGTTTGCAAGCTCTCCACCGATCTCTTCCCGGAAAAGGACGTCTCGGCGACGTCAGTGTCGATCACCGTCGGCCTAATGAACCTGATCGGGTGCTGGTTCGGGGCAATGCCGTGCTGCCACGGGGCGGGGGGGTTGGCCGGGCAGTATAAATTCGGAGGGCGGTCAGGGGGGTGCGTGGCGATGTTAGGGGTGGCTAAGTTGGTGTTGGGGTTGGCTCTGGGGGGCTCGTTGGTGAAGGTTTTGGTGCAGTTTCCTGTGGGAGTGTTGGGGGTTTTGTTGCTCTTTGCCGGGATAGAGCTTGCCATGTGTGCTAGGGATATGAGCACCAAGACCGAGGCGCTGGTGATGCTCGTCTGCACCGCGGTGTCGTTGGTCGGGTCGAGTGCAGCGCTAGGGTTCTTGTGTGGAATGGTGGTGCATTTGCTGCTCCGGGTGAGGAAGGCGGGGGAGGTGAAGTCGTGCTCCGAGTTCTGGCTTGATACTAAAGTTTAGAGGGTCACGATGAATTAAACTTACTCTTGTTActactttttttaattcattttaagtGTGTGCGTCGTCAATGAAAATACGTGTGTACACTCTTGTTCATTGTATGAGTAATTAGTTTGAGTGATTGTGTTGTGAATGGAAAAATCGACTGTTGGAAAATTGTGAGACCATCTTCAAAGAGATGCTATATCATCTATAATTCTATCTACATGCACTacaaatacaaaattttaaaaataaactaaattaaaGACGCAAAATCAAGCATAGTTAAGTTAGAGACCGATAAAACTAATGCGTCCTTAAATACTTAAATTAACAAATGCTTTATCCCAACGTTCATCTTTCGCATCCAGTGCTCTCATAATCGCTATAGCCCCGCGAACAAGGATGTACTCGCGTCACCCAAAGCTTCATCGTGCGCATCATAGAGTCCGTGCCCGGCTTCACGTAAACCAGCCCCGTAGGTTCATGATGTTGAGTGCATGTCGAGGCTCATAGTGTTTTTGGTTGTTGTGCACTTTCGTATTTGCTAGTATATGAAggaattttataaaatgttttgtCTATAGATGATGCATCAAGTGGGTTAGGTGATGTTTAAGGCACAGGTTATGTCACGAGATGTAGTTTTAGCAATGTATTAGTCTATGTAATGGTAATTAATAAGTTTGAAGCTTCGGGAATGTAATAGATTTGATCTATGTTATCCATGACGAAATGGTTTGCAACATATACGTTTTCTcatttgataaagtaagaagCTGCATAAAATAGTACATGGTACTCAACTATGAATGGGAGTCTGATCATATGGTTCAAAATAGAAGGGGGTTCACTGGAGAATCAGAGAACCAACCGTCTACAAGGAATTTGCTCGAGCTATTCATAGTGGAGCAAACGGATGACTTAGCAGCACGACAAGATGTACTGACATCATGATCCGCGCGAGTGCTGATCATCCAACTCCGATCAACAATGTCAATTAGGTATCCACTTCCATCACTACTGCTAGTAACTAAAATTAGGATTACTATCATCTCCACACTCATGGCCAGTGGCCCCTGATTCTTCAAATTTGAAACCACCCAAACTCACCCCATGAATGTATATTCAATAAAATTCCCCCAAACTACTCATATGGGTAGTCAAGCAATCCAAAAAGAATAAATCTTCAAGGCGAGTGATAACTGGAAAACTACATGTAAGTATCCAAATTGAGCAAAAGGGAAGAAGCAACAATTAAAATTTGTGAttcccaaaaaaaattcaataaaatattcACAAAATAGCAGCTCAATTAGTGCGTAAGATATGATATGATACAAGACAACAGCAAAGGTGAAGCAGAGGGTGTGAAGAGGAAGAAGCCTTGAAAAATATGAGAGTTTAGCATACCTCAGAAAAAGTAAACTCTATTGATTGGTGAGAAAGGGAGGAAACATAGGAATGCATAGGAATAGGAGAGTGACTGATACTGGATAGAGTATTATAAATGATGGGTTGCCAATAAAAGTTTGGGGGGTTAGAGCATATCATACACATTCACCTAATACATAAGGTTCGAATGGTTTTAATAGAtacaaaaaattatactaaaGAAAAGAGTTGTGGTCAAACATATACCATCACCATGTGTAAATGCTTCGACAACTCTTCAGTAGTATCATTGACAAAAAAACTCCCATGTAGTTATCCAAAATACAGTACCCCGAACGAAACCTTCATGCCTTCTTCGACTAAAGCATCCCAACAATCTCTAGTAGGTCAAAGACAAAGGCCCCACGAGCAATCTCTGGCAATCCCCGAAAGAGATCCATAAGCTCCGGCTCCTTCACTAGTTTCTCTGATACATAGAATTGTTGTTTCAAAGTTAGGCCAGGGATGTCTTCCAGTTGATCACAAACTTCAGTCCGCTTAGTACTAAGATCGAAGTCATAACCAATCCTAGTTGAAATTTCATTAAAGCGGTCATTTGTGTCGGTGTGGATCTGACTCATCAGTGAAAGGACTCCATCAATCTTATCCTCCATCTTCCTTTTTCTAACAACTTTCTTCGGCACCTTCGGAGCTGCCACAGTAGCAGCACGTGCCCCTGAACCCGAGCCAGCGCCAGTACCAGCCCCTGACCCAGAACCAGCCCCAACCCCAGCCTCAGCTCCTGAGTTGGATCAAGAATTAAAGATCAAAATTAGCCAACCATGTAGAAGATGCAAATATCAACTTCAAAAGACCGCCTCAATGTTTTTACTCGAACCAACTGATTTCTAACATTCAAGTACTTGGAATCGAAAATCTACTTCTTTATCGTTGGAGCAGAGGACTGAGAGGACAGAAAATAATGCCCCCATAGCAATAGTTCTATGTCCAAACAACATAGATTTAATGAGTAGACACACATTTGTTCATCAAAAGCGAAGAATTTGAAGGGCAGGCGTCGGTTGCTAACCTTGTGATGACCAAACCAAAGAAGATGACATAAAACGCCAGCTTTATAAGATGGGCTTTTTTCCCAGTATTCACTACTTTGAAGACTTCAGTGACATCGACAAGATGTTTGTTTGATAGGTACCTGAAATGTGAAATAGAGATGGATAAGACGGAACCAAGACGAGCAATCTGGTGCATGCTAACACAATGACACATGATATCCGTTTCCAAGGGCGGACGGGGCAGGTCTAGACATCATGATTCAGAAAAGTACATAAATAATATTGATATAACTCTAGAATATGTGATGAATAATGACACAAAATATAGTTCTatttaaatagtactcctaatAGCAATAGTAATAGTTATATGTAGGAAAATAATTGGAAAAAAATCAACAAGAGAAACTTACTGCTTGAGATTATAGTATGCAGTAGGCAGCGAGAGCAAGAACATGATCCAGTGCCCCGTCATGAGAAAGAGAATGCACAACGCGCCATGCAACAAATACTCGGGCACAATCACGTAGTTGATAAGAGATGATAATTCATAGGGATTCAAATAGTCTGCCTCCAAATCTGAGAACCCTAGGAACTacagaaaaaaattatacttcTAGAACCATCTAGTTGTTCGGTCATGGTTAAGATTCTTTAAACACGAGGAACAAATACGCATAAAGTGGAACCTGAGCACAGGCAAGCAACAACGATATCAAGCAAAGAAgcataggtcctcaaagaggtCACATAGTATCATAGACTGCGAGATAAGTTATCAACTAAGACAATAGAGTGATGCAAGAAGTCAAGGTGGGAAAGCAAAGAGCGGTTCGTTATAAATATTAAACAATTAACGATTCATTGTAGGAACCAACATAGAACATAGTTTTGACATTCCTAGATTTGAATCCAAGTTCACAATCTTCATTTGAAAGCATATGCATCCACAAAAGCATCCGTCATTACGGAATTGAAAACGAACTTTATAGTGGACACGAAACAGCCTACagaagacaaatttcacatacaCTCTGTAAAACTTATGGCCAAATACAGACAACTATGAAGAGAAAATTACTCCTCGACTAATTCATTTAATCCCATCATTAGTTACATTCTCTAACTTGCTTCATTGGGTGTATAATTGAAATCTCTTAGTCAAACTAACACAGATCGCTGGCCTATGGAGTTTGGTTGCTACTTCATAAGGAGCGAAGCTCAATGTTAAAAAATTCATCCGACAGACTAACAATCTTGCAATAGCGAAGCTTTCCAGTCGCCTATTTACTCATAAACGCGCCCACAATTCTCTCTTTCCCATAGCAGTTTTCCATACAAGGAagatataagaaattaaaaaaattcagatGGATCCTAATTAGCATGTAAGCAAGAACCCTCAAATATATATCAAACCTTTATTCTTAAAGCAACTAAACAAGTACTCAAAATCAAGGGGGCTTTTCCTATCTAGAGACATCAAGCATAGCTatcaaaaattttattttttttcaagcttaaaaatattatacatCAAGCTGAAAATTTAATTCAAACTTCACAAAATGGAAATTGCAGAAGACAAGAACCCTAAACCATCTATCTTTTACACATAAATTTGTTATACATTGGCATATAAACAAGAACCCTCCAACAAAATGAAATCTTTATGCTTCCAGTAATAAAACAACAGCTTAAATATGAAATCTAAACACAAAATTCTGCCCTCTGCCTCACAGCTACAAAAAGATGCAAGAAAATCACGTGGAAATGAGTATTATGATATTATCATAAACAACAAAAGAGGACTCTGATACATCGCGAGAAAGGAACAATAGAAATGGAGGAAAGGGAGAGAAAAATACCTcataaaaatttaatcccaataGAGTGAGGTTAAGGAGTGTGAAAATTATCCAGAGAAATGACACCCAATCCATAATTTTCAAGAAGTAATTAACAATGGAATTTGCTGCCCATTGCAAGATTCTTTCTTTGGATCCAATTTCCTCGACTTAATTGGGGATTAGACCATCCACACTAGGCGCCTAGCGATCGCCCAGCCGAGAGCCGgtgctgggcggtctattgcagccgcccagcgactgagtggagagagaaaccgcgcagcgctgggcggttatgtggcgctgggcggtcggctgggcggtccgttcggcgctattgcagcgcccggatcgcccagcgcaccgcctagcgcgaaaaaataaaaaaaaaaatttcgaaacactatatatacgcgctttgttcgtcattttcattcgcacgacttgttttaacgagtactctctctatcttaatttctgttcaagatcaacaacgcaaaatgagtaatgctggtggtagtagtggtggtagcggaggggatgctgaggagtacgaacgtcgaatggccgaggcgttggacgcctatacgaccaacgcgataaaccaatggatggaaagggccttgcagccggcgatacctcgacctcccccagtggtccaccgccgcagtgtgattgatcgggatcacgtagctgcacatcagcgcctatacgaagactacttcgcacaggagcctcggttcaacgccaaccttttcaggcgtcgttttaggatgaccaggaacctgtttatgcgtattgtcaacgctttggagtctcgatatctgtatttccgcttcagacacgatgcgtctggcagacccggccacacacctattcaaaagtgcactgcggcaatccggcagttggcctacggaggcgcggcagacatgtgggacgagtatctccacatcggtgagacgactgccttgcaatgtctgaagaatttctgtctgggagtgatagaagtattcggtgatcagtatctgcgaaagcctacccccgaagactgccaagatctgttgcggatgcacgggagtcagcatgggttcccgagtatgttaggcagcatagattgtatgcattgggactggaagaactgtcccgcagcctggaaggggttctacacgttcggctacaagggaaagaatcccacgatgatcctggaggccgtagctgattaccggctttggatttggcacgcgtattttgggatagctggttcgaacaacgacctcaacgtcctcaactcgtcgccacttttcaacgagcagtgtcagggcgtcggtccggccatcagttttgtcgccaacggcaaccaacatgatatgggctactacttggcggatgagatataccctaggtggcccgtctttgtgaagacgatccgatgcccaagagatgcgaagaaggcctactttgcggcacggcaggagtcggcgcgcaaggacgtggagcgcgcatttggtgtgctccagtctcgatgggcggcaattaagggtccaacgcgtttgtgggatgtccaatgcattgctgatatcatgtacgcatgtattatcatgcacaacatgattgtcgaagatgaaggtggcgaactgaccaattgggtcaacgacgataatgaagccggtccaagccacggcgtggccgcccccaacgtacggagtggggtacctcacgatgaagccggcctcttacaagcacacgccgacatgcgccaaacggcggctcatattcgactccaaaatgatttaattgaagagttatgggcacggaggattgaccgccattagttttttttaattatgtaattttttttaattaatgtactttttatattttattaatattagtgaattttctcgtttttgtgtcgtaaatttaattccgtatattgtgtgatttttaattatttcattttgtatatattttttaataatgatgtggatagtatgtggctgggctatggctgggctattgctgggctatttgcttgttttgatgatgtggcatgaggatttttagtgctgatgatgtgacagtgattgggctatggctgggctattgctgggctattcctatctTGGATGGCcttatgaaaatgaaaaaataattaatgattgTCTCCGTAACACGCTTTAATAAGTTATGATTTGCTGTCTGAAATGTTCCGGCAAAGTTGTGAGTGACACTGCCATCTTTTAAAGTTAGGAATAGACGAAAATTTGATTATATTGGCCATATTCCTTTTATTCCGTTTTTATTTTACCAGTATTAAAACTAGTATCGTCTTAAAATTGATCTAATTTTCAGTCATAATTCATTTTCAGTCAtaattcatttttctcatgTCAGGTCAACATTTTCAATTTTAGCCACAACAACTATAATAAGACATCCTAATTTCCAATCTCATTTTCAGACACAACTTAAATAACCAATATTcatgttttttctttttattttagaatGGGAAAATAGGTAACATAGATCAAAATgccaataaaatttaaataaaccaTTAAAATGAAAGTaacattacttaattaaaatgcCTACATTAAACTTCaatgattacagttccaaattCTCTCGATCAAATATCGTTGGAGTTGAATATAGCCTTGTTCCTCGTGCGTTGTTTGAAGTGTTtaaggtcatccgcaacgcgtctcgttgtcatctctatctcgtctcggcgagacgagacggcgttgcagccccgcgtctcgtcccggtctcggTGAGCGTCTCGTCCCAAGGAGACGGTTGGCGCGcactggcgctaggcgtgacgcccactcgccggcccgcgagtggatgtcgtcacgctgacgcaataaattatttttttaaaaaaattcgattttaataaaaaaatttaaattaataaaaaattaaaaaacggtaatatgaccgttcaacagt from Salvia splendens isolate huo1 chromosome 15, SspV2, whole genome shotgun sequence encodes the following:
- the LOC121767260 gene encoding molybdate transporter 1-like, whose amino-acid sequence is MGDLGTYIPIILALTLSQNLDLGTTLIFTGVYNFLTGALYGVPMPVQPMKSIAAVAISNHSFGIPEIMASGILTSAALLLLGATGLMRLAYNLIPIAVVRGIQLAQGLSFAITAVKYIKSEQNFAKSKSAGDRPWLGLDGLILAFACASFILLINGSGDETETETNQIDGIEIDRPNPRRSRKILKFITSIPSAFLIFLLGLILAIARGPQAINHFKFGPSKINVIKISKHSWKEGFIKGTIPQLPLSILNSVIAVCKLSTDLFPEKDVSATSVSITVGLMNLIGCWFGAMPCCHGAGGLAGQYKFGGRSGGCVAMLGVAKLVLGLALGGSLVKVLVQFPVGVLGVLLLFAGIELAMCARDMSTKTEALVMLVCTAVSLVGSSAALGFLCGMVVHLLLRVRKAGEVKSCSEFWLDTKV
- the LOC121769294 gene encoding protein cornichon homolog 1-like isoform X2 translates to MDWVSFLWIIFTLLNLTLLGLNFYEFLGFSDLEADYLNPYELSSLINYVIVPEYLLHGALCILFLMTGHWIMFLLSLPTAYYNLKQYLSNKHLVDVTEVFKVVNTGKKAHLIKLAFYVIFFGLVITRS
- the LOC121769294 gene encoding protein cornichon homolog 1-like isoform X1; translated protein: MDWVSFLWIIFTLLNLTLLGLNFYEFLGFSDLEADYLNPYELSSLINYVIVPEYLLHGALCILFLMTGHWIMFLLSLPTAYYNLKQYLSNKHLVDVTEVFKVVNTGKKAHLIKLAFYVIFFGLVITRTIAMGALFSVLSVLCSNDKEVDFRFQVLEC